A genomic segment from Malaclemys terrapin pileata isolate rMalTer1 chromosome 1, rMalTer1.hap1, whole genome shotgun sequence encodes:
- the LOC128824251 gene encoding olfactory receptor 52B2-like, producing the protein MAAFNLTPSDPSTFILMGIPGLEAAHIWISIPFATFYIIGLLENVMLLYVVSKEQTLHKPMYLLLCMLALTDIATSTTITPKTLCIFWFNLKSISVGGCLTQTFFLPTVSVMHSAVLVTMAFDRYVAICNPLRYTTLLTNGRIAKLGLLCLIKAVLFILPMPLLLNRLPFCSNHVIPHTFCVPIAVAQMSCGDITLHRTYRLVIMFVVSVLDLSLIALSYGLIIRAVLRISSKEAHQKALKTCTAHICVMLTYYTPGLFVNLTHQFGQGIAPHIHIILANLYLLIPPMLNPIIYGVKSKELRDKLGKYTYKM; encoded by the coding sequence ATGGCAGCTTTCAACCTCACCCCCTCTGACCCTTCAACATTCATCCTAATGGGCATCCCTGGCCTGGAAGCTGCCCATAtctggatttccatccctttTGCTACTTTCTACATTATTGGCCTGTTGGAAAATGTCATGCTTCTGTATGTTGTAAGCAAAGAGCAGACCCTGCACAAGCCAATGTacctgctgctctgcatgctggcacTTACAGACATCGCCACATCTACCACCATCACACCGAAGacactgtgtatattttggttcaatttgaaaAGCATTTCTGTGGGTGGCTGCCTCACCCAGACTTTCTTCCTTCCCACAGTTTCTGTTATGCACTCAGCCGTCCTTGTGACAATGGCCTTCGATCGCTATGTTGCCATATGTAACCCTCTGAGATACACCACCCTCCTCACCAACGGACGAATAGCTAAGCTAGGGCTTCTATGTTTGATCAAagctgttctcttcattctgcCTATGCCCCTACTCCTGAACAGGCTGCCATTCTGTTCCAACCACGTTATCCCCCACACATTCTGTGTACCTATAGCTGTGGCGCAGATGTCATGTGGGGACATCACACTCCACAGGACATATAGATTGGTGATAATGTTTGTAGTCAGTGTGTTAGACCTGTCACTCATTGCCCTGTCCTACGGTTTGATCATCAGGGCCGTCCTCAGAATCTCTTCCAAGGAAGCCCACCAGAAAGCCCTGAAAAcctgcacagcccacatctgtGTGATGCTGACGTATTATACTCCAGGCCTGTTTGTCAACCTAACACACCAGTTTGGTCAGGGCATCGCTCCCCACATTCACATAATCTTGGCCAACCTCTATCTCCTCATCCCCCCCATGCTCAACCCTATAATTTATGGGGTGAAATCCAAAGAGCTTCGTGACAAATTGGGcaaatacacatacaaaatgtga